In a genomic window of Chroicocephalus ridibundus chromosome 14, bChrRid1.1, whole genome shotgun sequence:
- the SLC26A11 gene encoding sodium-independent sulfate anion transporter isoform X4: MPAAGARCAGLRRRLPVLRWLPRYSLAWLQLDLMAGLTVGLTVVPQALAYAEVAGLPLQYGLYSSFMGCFVYCFLGTAKDVTLGPTAIMSLLVSSYAFHEPVYAILLTFLSGCVQLAMGLLHLGFLLDFISCPVIKGFTSAASITISFNQVKNILGLQGIPRQFFLQVYETLRRIGETRAGDAVLGLACLAVLAGLRAMKSHLPRAACMESLVARLSYLIVWTSATARNALVVLFAGLVAYSFQVMGSQPLTLTGSIPQGLPAFQLPRFSMAVPNGTIPFRSMVEDMGVGLAVVPLMGLLETVAIAKAFASQNDYRIDPNQELLALGFANVLGSFVSSYPITGSFGRTAVNAQSGVCTPAGGLVTGALVLLSLAYLTSLFYYIPKAALAAVIISAVVPMFDAGIFRTLWRVKRLDLVPLCVTFLLCFWEVQYGIVAGVLVSGILLLYSIARPPIKVSEGDVLLVQLGSSLHFPAMECLRDAVCSHALAASPPRSVVLDCCHISSIDYTVVVGLAELRQELRKHGLSLAFCSLQDPVLKVLLSADLEGFQHFPSREEAERCGGAEAGGGGTAPFTSTSESLLLPTGLIQ, encoded by the exons ATGCCGGCGGCGGGTGCCCGGTgcgcggggctgcggcggagGCTGCCCGTCCTGCGCTGGCTGCCGCGCTACTCTCTGGCCTGGCTGCAGCTCGACCTGATGGCCGGCCTGACCGTGGGGCTCACCGTGGTGCCGCAGGCGCTGGCGTACGCCGAGGTGGCCGGGCTGCCTCTGCAG TACGGCCTCTATTCTTCCTTCATGGGCTGCTTTGTCTACTGCTTCCTGGGCACCGCCAAGGACGTGACGCTGGGTCCTACAGCCATCATGTCGCTGCTTGTCTCGTCTTACGCATTCCATGAGCCCGTCTATGCCATCCTGCTCACCTTCCTCTCTGGCTGCGTCCAGCTGGCCATGGGGCTCCTGCACCTCG GTTTCCTTCTGGACTTCATTTCCTGCCCCGTCATTAAAGGGTTTACATCGGCTGCTTCCATCACCATTAGCTTCAACCAGGTCAAG AACATCCTGGGGCTGCAAGGGATCCCTCGGCAGTTTTTCCTGCAGGTGTACGAGACACTGCGGAGGATCGGGGAGACCAG ggctggggacgcCGTGCTGGGGCTGGCCTGCCTGGCCGTGCTGGCAGGGCTCCGGGCCATGAAGAGCCACCTGCCCCGAGCTGCCTGTATGGAGTCGCTGGTTGCCAGGCTCAGCTACCTGATCGTCTGGACCTCCGCCACGG CACGCAACGCCCTTGTAGTCCTGTTCGCTGGCCTGGTCGCTTACTCCTTCCAGGTGATGGGCTCCCAGCCGCTCACGCTCACCGGCAGCATCCCCCAGGGCCTCCCTGCCTTCCAGCTGCCGCGCTTCTCCATGGCTGTTCCCAATGGCACCATCCCCTTCAGGAGCATGGTGGAG gacATGGGGGTCGGTCTGGCTGTGGTCCCGCTCATGGGCCTGCTAGAGACCGTGGCAATTGCCAAGGCTTTCG CCTCGCAGAACGATTACCGGATTGACCCCAACCAGGAGCTGCTGGCGCTGG GCTTCGCCAACGTCCTGGGTTCCTTCGTCTCATCGTACCCCATCACGGGCAGCTTTGGCCG GACAGCGGTGAACGCGCAATCGGGTGTCTGCACCCCTGCAGGAGGGCTTGTCACAG GCGCCCTGGTCCTGCTCTCGCTGGCGTACCTCACCTCGCTCTTCTACTACATCCCCAAAGCGGCGCTGGCCGCCGTCATCATCTCGGCTGTGGTCCCCATGTTTGACGCTGGGATCTTCAGGACGCTCTGGAGGGTTAAAA GGCTGGACCTTGTGCCCCTCTGTGTGaccttcctgctctgcttctgggAGGTCCAGTACGGCATCGTGGCCGGGGTGCTGGTCTCagggattctcctcctctactccatTGCCAGGCCCCCTATAAAG GTGTCCGAGGGGGACGTGCTCCTcgtgcagctggggagcagcctgcacTTCCCAGCCATGGAGTGCCTCCGGGATGCCGTCTGCAGCCACGCCCTGGCAG catctccacCCCGCTCCGTCGTCCTGGACTGTTGCCACATCAGCAGCATCGATTACAcggtggtggtggggctggcagagctgcggCAGGAGCTGCGCAAGCACGGCCTCTCGCTGgccttctgcagcctgcag GACCCTGTTCTCAAAGTCCTGCTGTCTGCAGACTTAGAGGGATTCCAGCATTTCCCCAGCCGGGAGGAGGCAG AGCGGTGCGGAGGAGcagaggcggggggcggcgggacagCCCCCTTCACCAGCACCAGCGAGAGCTTGCTGCTGCCCACGGGGCTCATCCAGTGA
- the SLC26A11 gene encoding sodium-independent sulfate anion transporter isoform X2 codes for MPAAGARCAGLRRRLPVLRWLPRYSLAWLQLDLMAGLTVGLTVVPQALAYAEVAGLPLQYGLYSSFMGCFVYCFLGTAKDVTLGPTAIMSLLVSSYAFHEPVYAILLTFLSGCVQLAMGLLHLGFLLDFISCPVIKGFTSAASITISFNQVKNILGLQGIPRQFFLQVYETLRRIGETRAGDAVLGLACLAVLAGLRAMKSHLPRAACMESLVARLSYLIVWTSATGLEDLGSLGTHLLPSLLPPWGGRFITVALSTTARNALVVLFAGLVAYSFQVMGSQPLTLTGSIPQGLPAFQLPRFSMAVPNGTIPFRSMVEDMGVGLAVVPLMGLLETVAIAKAFASQNDYRIDPNQELLALGFANVLGSFVSSYPITGSFGRTAVNAQSGVCTPAGGLVTGALVLLSLAYLTSLFYYIPKAALAAVIISAVVPMFDAGIFRTLWRVKRLDLVPLCVTFLLCFWEVQYGIVAGVLVSGILLLYSIARPPIKVSEGDVLLVQLGSSLHFPAMECLRDAVCSHALAASPPRSVVLDCCHISSIDYTVVVGLAELRQELRKHGLSLAFCSLQDPVLKVLLSADLEGFQHFPSREEAERCGGAEAGGGGTAPFTSTSESLLLPTGLIQ; via the exons ATGCCGGCGGCGGGTGCCCGGTgcgcggggctgcggcggagGCTGCCCGTCCTGCGCTGGCTGCCGCGCTACTCTCTGGCCTGGCTGCAGCTCGACCTGATGGCCGGCCTGACCGTGGGGCTCACCGTGGTGCCGCAGGCGCTGGCGTACGCCGAGGTGGCCGGGCTGCCTCTGCAG TACGGCCTCTATTCTTCCTTCATGGGCTGCTTTGTCTACTGCTTCCTGGGCACCGCCAAGGACGTGACGCTGGGTCCTACAGCCATCATGTCGCTGCTTGTCTCGTCTTACGCATTCCATGAGCCCGTCTATGCCATCCTGCTCACCTTCCTCTCTGGCTGCGTCCAGCTGGCCATGGGGCTCCTGCACCTCG GTTTCCTTCTGGACTTCATTTCCTGCCCCGTCATTAAAGGGTTTACATCGGCTGCTTCCATCACCATTAGCTTCAACCAGGTCAAG AACATCCTGGGGCTGCAAGGGATCCCTCGGCAGTTTTTCCTGCAGGTGTACGAGACACTGCGGAGGATCGGGGAGACCAG ggctggggacgcCGTGCTGGGGCTGGCCTGCCTGGCCGTGCTGGCAGGGCTCCGGGCCATGAAGAGCCACCTGCCCCGAGCTGCCTGTATGGAGTCGCTGGTTGCCAGGCTCAGCTACCTGATCGTCTGGACCTCCGCCACGG GCTTGGAAGACCTCGGCAGCCTGGGTACCCACCTCCTgccatccctcctgccaccctgggGGGGCAGGTTTATCACGGTTGCTCTCTCCACCACAGCACGCAACGCCCTTGTAGTCCTGTTCGCTGGCCTGGTCGCTTACTCCTTCCAGGTGATGGGCTCCCAGCCGCTCACGCTCACCGGCAGCATCCCCCAGGGCCTCCCTGCCTTCCAGCTGCCGCGCTTCTCCATGGCTGTTCCCAATGGCACCATCCCCTTCAGGAGCATGGTGGAG gacATGGGGGTCGGTCTGGCTGTGGTCCCGCTCATGGGCCTGCTAGAGACCGTGGCAATTGCCAAGGCTTTCG CCTCGCAGAACGATTACCGGATTGACCCCAACCAGGAGCTGCTGGCGCTGG GCTTCGCCAACGTCCTGGGTTCCTTCGTCTCATCGTACCCCATCACGGGCAGCTTTGGCCG GACAGCGGTGAACGCGCAATCGGGTGTCTGCACCCCTGCAGGAGGGCTTGTCACAG GCGCCCTGGTCCTGCTCTCGCTGGCGTACCTCACCTCGCTCTTCTACTACATCCCCAAAGCGGCGCTGGCCGCCGTCATCATCTCGGCTGTGGTCCCCATGTTTGACGCTGGGATCTTCAGGACGCTCTGGAGGGTTAAAA GGCTGGACCTTGTGCCCCTCTGTGTGaccttcctgctctgcttctgggAGGTCCAGTACGGCATCGTGGCCGGGGTGCTGGTCTCagggattctcctcctctactccatTGCCAGGCCCCCTATAAAG GTGTCCGAGGGGGACGTGCTCCTcgtgcagctggggagcagcctgcacTTCCCAGCCATGGAGTGCCTCCGGGATGCCGTCTGCAGCCACGCCCTGGCAG catctccacCCCGCTCCGTCGTCCTGGACTGTTGCCACATCAGCAGCATCGATTACAcggtggtggtggggctggcagagctgcggCAGGAGCTGCGCAAGCACGGCCTCTCGCTGgccttctgcagcctgcag GACCCTGTTCTCAAAGTCCTGCTGTCTGCAGACTTAGAGGGATTCCAGCATTTCCCCAGCCGGGAGGAGGCAG AGCGGTGCGGAGGAGcagaggcggggggcggcgggacagCCCCCTTCACCAGCACCAGCGAGAGCTTGCTGCTGCCCACGGGGCTCATCCAGTGA
- the SLC26A11 gene encoding sodium-independent sulfate anion transporter isoform X5, giving the protein MPAAGARCAGLRRRLPVLRWLPRYSLAWLQLDLMAGLTVGLTVVPQALAYAEVAGLPLQYGLYSSFMGCFVYCFLGTAKDVTLGPTAIMSLLVSSYAFHEPVYAILLTFLSGCVQLAMGLLHLGFLLDFISCPVIKGFTSAASITISFNQVKNILGLQGIPRQFFLQVYETLRRIGETRAGDAVLGLACLAVLAGLRAMKSHLPRAACMESLVARLSYLIVWTSATASQNDYRIDPNQELLALGFANVLGSFVSSYPITGSFGRTAVNAQSGVCTPAGGLVTGALVLLSLAYLTSLFYYIPKAALAAVIISAVVPMFDAGIFRTLWRVKRLDLVPLCVTFLLCFWEVQYGIVAGVLVSGILLLYSIARPPIKVSEGDVLLVQLGSSLHFPAMECLRDAVCSHALAAASPPRSVVLDCCHISSIDYTVVVGLAELRQELRKHGLSLAFCSLQDPVLKVLLSADLEGFQHFPSREEAERCGGAEAGGGGTAPFTSTSESLLLPTGLIQ; this is encoded by the exons ATGCCGGCGGCGGGTGCCCGGTgcgcggggctgcggcggagGCTGCCCGTCCTGCGCTGGCTGCCGCGCTACTCTCTGGCCTGGCTGCAGCTCGACCTGATGGCCGGCCTGACCGTGGGGCTCACCGTGGTGCCGCAGGCGCTGGCGTACGCCGAGGTGGCCGGGCTGCCTCTGCAG TACGGCCTCTATTCTTCCTTCATGGGCTGCTTTGTCTACTGCTTCCTGGGCACCGCCAAGGACGTGACGCTGGGTCCTACAGCCATCATGTCGCTGCTTGTCTCGTCTTACGCATTCCATGAGCCCGTCTATGCCATCCTGCTCACCTTCCTCTCTGGCTGCGTCCAGCTGGCCATGGGGCTCCTGCACCTCG GTTTCCTTCTGGACTTCATTTCCTGCCCCGTCATTAAAGGGTTTACATCGGCTGCTTCCATCACCATTAGCTTCAACCAGGTCAAG AACATCCTGGGGCTGCAAGGGATCCCTCGGCAGTTTTTCCTGCAGGTGTACGAGACACTGCGGAGGATCGGGGAGACCAG ggctggggacgcCGTGCTGGGGCTGGCCTGCCTGGCCGTGCTGGCAGGGCTCCGGGCCATGAAGAGCCACCTGCCCCGAGCTGCCTGTATGGAGTCGCTGGTTGCCAGGCTCAGCTACCTGATCGTCTGGACCTCCGCCACGG CCTCGCAGAACGATTACCGGATTGACCCCAACCAGGAGCTGCTGGCGCTGG GCTTCGCCAACGTCCTGGGTTCCTTCGTCTCATCGTACCCCATCACGGGCAGCTTTGGCCG GACAGCGGTGAACGCGCAATCGGGTGTCTGCACCCCTGCAGGAGGGCTTGTCACAG GCGCCCTGGTCCTGCTCTCGCTGGCGTACCTCACCTCGCTCTTCTACTACATCCCCAAAGCGGCGCTGGCCGCCGTCATCATCTCGGCTGTGGTCCCCATGTTTGACGCTGGGATCTTCAGGACGCTCTGGAGGGTTAAAA GGCTGGACCTTGTGCCCCTCTGTGTGaccttcctgctctgcttctgggAGGTCCAGTACGGCATCGTGGCCGGGGTGCTGGTCTCagggattctcctcctctactccatTGCCAGGCCCCCTATAAAG GTGTCCGAGGGGGACGTGCTCCTcgtgcagctggggagcagcctgcacTTCCCAGCCATGGAGTGCCTCCGGGATGCCGTCTGCAGCCACGCCCTGGCAG cagcatctccacCCCGCTCCGTCGTCCTGGACTGTTGCCACATCAGCAGCATCGATTACAcggtggtggtggggctggcagagctgcggCAGGAGCTGCGCAAGCACGGCCTCTCGCTGgccttctgcagcctgcag GACCCTGTTCTCAAAGTCCTGCTGTCTGCAGACTTAGAGGGATTCCAGCATTTCCCCAGCCGGGAGGAGGCAG AGCGGTGCGGAGGAGcagaggcggggggcggcgggacagCCCCCTTCACCAGCACCAGCGAGAGCTTGCTGCTGCCCACGGGGCTCATCCAGTGA
- the SLC26A11 gene encoding sodium-independent sulfate anion transporter isoform X3: MPAAGARCAGLRRRLPVLRWLPRYSLAWLQLDLMAGLTVGLTVVPQALAYAEVAGLPLQYGLYSSFMGCFVYCFLGTAKDVTLGPTAIMSLLVSSYAFHEPVYAILLTFLSGCVQLAMGLLHLGFLLDFISCPVIKGFTSAASITISFNQVKNILGLQGIPRQFFLQVYETLRRIGETRAGDAVLGLACLAVLAGLRAMKSHLPRAACMESLVARLSYLIVWTSATARNALVVLFAGLVAYSFQVMGSQPLTLTGSIPQGLPAFQLPRFSMAVPNGTIPFRSMVEDMGVGLAVVPLMGLLETVAIAKAFASQNDYRIDPNQELLALGFANVLGSFVSSYPITGSFGRTAVNAQSGVCTPAGGLVTGALVLLSLAYLTSLFYYIPKAALAAVIISAVVPMFDAGIFRTLWRVKRLDLVPLCVTFLLCFWEVQYGIVAGVLVSGILLLYSIARPPIKVSEGDVLLVQLGSSLHFPAMECLRDAVCSHALAAASPPRSVVLDCCHISSIDYTVVVGLAELRQELRKHGLSLAFCSLQDPVLKVLLSADLEGFQHFPSREEAERCGGAEAGGGGTAPFTSTSESLLLPTGLIQ; this comes from the exons ATGCCGGCGGCGGGTGCCCGGTgcgcggggctgcggcggagGCTGCCCGTCCTGCGCTGGCTGCCGCGCTACTCTCTGGCCTGGCTGCAGCTCGACCTGATGGCCGGCCTGACCGTGGGGCTCACCGTGGTGCCGCAGGCGCTGGCGTACGCCGAGGTGGCCGGGCTGCCTCTGCAG TACGGCCTCTATTCTTCCTTCATGGGCTGCTTTGTCTACTGCTTCCTGGGCACCGCCAAGGACGTGACGCTGGGTCCTACAGCCATCATGTCGCTGCTTGTCTCGTCTTACGCATTCCATGAGCCCGTCTATGCCATCCTGCTCACCTTCCTCTCTGGCTGCGTCCAGCTGGCCATGGGGCTCCTGCACCTCG GTTTCCTTCTGGACTTCATTTCCTGCCCCGTCATTAAAGGGTTTACATCGGCTGCTTCCATCACCATTAGCTTCAACCAGGTCAAG AACATCCTGGGGCTGCAAGGGATCCCTCGGCAGTTTTTCCTGCAGGTGTACGAGACACTGCGGAGGATCGGGGAGACCAG ggctggggacgcCGTGCTGGGGCTGGCCTGCCTGGCCGTGCTGGCAGGGCTCCGGGCCATGAAGAGCCACCTGCCCCGAGCTGCCTGTATGGAGTCGCTGGTTGCCAGGCTCAGCTACCTGATCGTCTGGACCTCCGCCACGG CACGCAACGCCCTTGTAGTCCTGTTCGCTGGCCTGGTCGCTTACTCCTTCCAGGTGATGGGCTCCCAGCCGCTCACGCTCACCGGCAGCATCCCCCAGGGCCTCCCTGCCTTCCAGCTGCCGCGCTTCTCCATGGCTGTTCCCAATGGCACCATCCCCTTCAGGAGCATGGTGGAG gacATGGGGGTCGGTCTGGCTGTGGTCCCGCTCATGGGCCTGCTAGAGACCGTGGCAATTGCCAAGGCTTTCG CCTCGCAGAACGATTACCGGATTGACCCCAACCAGGAGCTGCTGGCGCTGG GCTTCGCCAACGTCCTGGGTTCCTTCGTCTCATCGTACCCCATCACGGGCAGCTTTGGCCG GACAGCGGTGAACGCGCAATCGGGTGTCTGCACCCCTGCAGGAGGGCTTGTCACAG GCGCCCTGGTCCTGCTCTCGCTGGCGTACCTCACCTCGCTCTTCTACTACATCCCCAAAGCGGCGCTGGCCGCCGTCATCATCTCGGCTGTGGTCCCCATGTTTGACGCTGGGATCTTCAGGACGCTCTGGAGGGTTAAAA GGCTGGACCTTGTGCCCCTCTGTGTGaccttcctgctctgcttctgggAGGTCCAGTACGGCATCGTGGCCGGGGTGCTGGTCTCagggattctcctcctctactccatTGCCAGGCCCCCTATAAAG GTGTCCGAGGGGGACGTGCTCCTcgtgcagctggggagcagcctgcacTTCCCAGCCATGGAGTGCCTCCGGGATGCCGTCTGCAGCCACGCCCTGGCAG cagcatctccacCCCGCTCCGTCGTCCTGGACTGTTGCCACATCAGCAGCATCGATTACAcggtggtggtggggctggcagagctgcggCAGGAGCTGCGCAAGCACGGCCTCTCGCTGgccttctgcagcctgcag GACCCTGTTCTCAAAGTCCTGCTGTCTGCAGACTTAGAGGGATTCCAGCATTTCCCCAGCCGGGAGGAGGCAG AGCGGTGCGGAGGAGcagaggcggggggcggcgggacagCCCCCTTCACCAGCACCAGCGAGAGCTTGCTGCTGCCCACGGGGCTCATCCAGTGA
- the SLC26A11 gene encoding sodium-independent sulfate anion transporter isoform X1: MPAAGARCAGLRRRLPVLRWLPRYSLAWLQLDLMAGLTVGLTVVPQALAYAEVAGLPLQYGLYSSFMGCFVYCFLGTAKDVTLGPTAIMSLLVSSYAFHEPVYAILLTFLSGCVQLAMGLLHLGFLLDFISCPVIKGFTSAASITISFNQVKNILGLQGIPRQFFLQVYETLRRIGETRAGDAVLGLACLAVLAGLRAMKSHLPRAACMESLVARLSYLIVWTSATGLEDLGSLGTHLLPSLLPPWGGRFITVALSTTARNALVVLFAGLVAYSFQVMGSQPLTLTGSIPQGLPAFQLPRFSMAVPNGTIPFRSMVEDMGVGLAVVPLMGLLETVAIAKAFASQNDYRIDPNQELLALGFANVLGSFVSSYPITGSFGRTAVNAQSGVCTPAGGLVTGALVLLSLAYLTSLFYYIPKAALAAVIISAVVPMFDAGIFRTLWRVKRLDLVPLCVTFLLCFWEVQYGIVAGVLVSGILLLYSIARPPIKVSEGDVLLVQLGSSLHFPAMECLRDAVCSHALAAASPPRSVVLDCCHISSIDYTVVVGLAELRQELRKHGLSLAFCSLQDPVLKVLLSADLEGFQHFPSREEAERCGGAEAGGGGTAPFTSTSESLLLPTGLIQ; encoded by the exons ATGCCGGCGGCGGGTGCCCGGTgcgcggggctgcggcggagGCTGCCCGTCCTGCGCTGGCTGCCGCGCTACTCTCTGGCCTGGCTGCAGCTCGACCTGATGGCCGGCCTGACCGTGGGGCTCACCGTGGTGCCGCAGGCGCTGGCGTACGCCGAGGTGGCCGGGCTGCCTCTGCAG TACGGCCTCTATTCTTCCTTCATGGGCTGCTTTGTCTACTGCTTCCTGGGCACCGCCAAGGACGTGACGCTGGGTCCTACAGCCATCATGTCGCTGCTTGTCTCGTCTTACGCATTCCATGAGCCCGTCTATGCCATCCTGCTCACCTTCCTCTCTGGCTGCGTCCAGCTGGCCATGGGGCTCCTGCACCTCG GTTTCCTTCTGGACTTCATTTCCTGCCCCGTCATTAAAGGGTTTACATCGGCTGCTTCCATCACCATTAGCTTCAACCAGGTCAAG AACATCCTGGGGCTGCAAGGGATCCCTCGGCAGTTTTTCCTGCAGGTGTACGAGACACTGCGGAGGATCGGGGAGACCAG ggctggggacgcCGTGCTGGGGCTGGCCTGCCTGGCCGTGCTGGCAGGGCTCCGGGCCATGAAGAGCCACCTGCCCCGAGCTGCCTGTATGGAGTCGCTGGTTGCCAGGCTCAGCTACCTGATCGTCTGGACCTCCGCCACGG GCTTGGAAGACCTCGGCAGCCTGGGTACCCACCTCCTgccatccctcctgccaccctgggGGGGCAGGTTTATCACGGTTGCTCTCTCCACCACAGCACGCAACGCCCTTGTAGTCCTGTTCGCTGGCCTGGTCGCTTACTCCTTCCAGGTGATGGGCTCCCAGCCGCTCACGCTCACCGGCAGCATCCCCCAGGGCCTCCCTGCCTTCCAGCTGCCGCGCTTCTCCATGGCTGTTCCCAATGGCACCATCCCCTTCAGGAGCATGGTGGAG gacATGGGGGTCGGTCTGGCTGTGGTCCCGCTCATGGGCCTGCTAGAGACCGTGGCAATTGCCAAGGCTTTCG CCTCGCAGAACGATTACCGGATTGACCCCAACCAGGAGCTGCTGGCGCTGG GCTTCGCCAACGTCCTGGGTTCCTTCGTCTCATCGTACCCCATCACGGGCAGCTTTGGCCG GACAGCGGTGAACGCGCAATCGGGTGTCTGCACCCCTGCAGGAGGGCTTGTCACAG GCGCCCTGGTCCTGCTCTCGCTGGCGTACCTCACCTCGCTCTTCTACTACATCCCCAAAGCGGCGCTGGCCGCCGTCATCATCTCGGCTGTGGTCCCCATGTTTGACGCTGGGATCTTCAGGACGCTCTGGAGGGTTAAAA GGCTGGACCTTGTGCCCCTCTGTGTGaccttcctgctctgcttctgggAGGTCCAGTACGGCATCGTGGCCGGGGTGCTGGTCTCagggattctcctcctctactccatTGCCAGGCCCCCTATAAAG GTGTCCGAGGGGGACGTGCTCCTcgtgcagctggggagcagcctgcacTTCCCAGCCATGGAGTGCCTCCGGGATGCCGTCTGCAGCCACGCCCTGGCAG cagcatctccacCCCGCTCCGTCGTCCTGGACTGTTGCCACATCAGCAGCATCGATTACAcggtggtggtggggctggcagagctgcggCAGGAGCTGCGCAAGCACGGCCTCTCGCTGgccttctgcagcctgcag GACCCTGTTCTCAAAGTCCTGCTGTCTGCAGACTTAGAGGGATTCCAGCATTTCCCCAGCCGGGAGGAGGCAG AGCGGTGCGGAGGAGcagaggcggggggcggcgggacagCCCCCTTCACCAGCACCAGCGAGAGCTTGCTGCTGCCCACGGGGCTCATCCAGTGA